A region of the Channa argus isolate prfri chromosome 14, Channa argus male v1.0, whole genome shotgun sequence genome:
GTATTTTTAAACCTCTGCCTATTGTTATATAATCACAAATGTACACCTTGATTTGCCTTATGCCTATGCTCTGTTTGACTCAGATGAAGTCATAAGGGTGTTAAAACATTAGTCCAGATTTTTTACACCACTAAAATCAGCAACTACACAGTtcattgcagagctgctgtattgaactGCAATAGGTTGTAAAGGTGTACCTAATATAGTTGCCAGTGAGGGCAGTGAATGgtcatgcacacgcacacacatgcacgcatgcacacacgcacgcacgcatacacacacacacaaggacaaaagcacataaacaaaatatagcTATAATTAATATTACTACCATAATGCTTTTCATGCAAAGAtgtcaatatatttttaaacaatcaaacaaactgCGCCTGGTAGGTCAATGGGAAGAGCACCAGGATCCCAGCCTACACACGAGATGTATCCCTGAGTGAGACACTCAGTATTAGCTCCCcaggccccccccccccacggCTGCCCACTGCTGCCCccatgggttaaatgcagagaaagaatttaacTGTAACATGTATATTTGCTCAATGACAACCATAAAGAGTCTTACATTCTTAAGTCAACAGACAGTTAATTAAGCTCCTGTTGTCATTGCTGTAGGGGGCACCAGAGTTATTTGTAGAATCTTACCACAATAGTTAATAAAATTAATCTGTTAATTACAACTTAAACACTTGAATTGAAAAATACTGATCTCAACCAGATTAGTTGCATGTATGTTGATACTGGAATAAGCATATGTGTTATagcaaagcacaaaaaaaatccaatctgATGTTGGGTGTACATAATTAAAAATTTGTAATAATGAATATTTGAGTTTATCCCCTAAAATATGGCTACACACTACAAAAATGTTGGAGCATTAAAGCTCTAAACAAATTGATGTAAAGCATAATCTTGTGTTGGCAGACTTGATCATGAGGGTGCATGTTATACTGACCTGAATGTCCTGACTAGGTTGTTCAGGTTGGTGGTGATGTCACTCATGGTGAGATGCAGGGGCCCCACAATGTTTCTGAGACTGAAcaacacaaagataaaaacataagaCCAAAGAGAAACtacaagaaaatatttattctaactttttaataaatgtatgcCTTTAAAGGAGCTAAATATGATTAACAAAACATGATAAAAGGTTTCATAATATGCATTTCTGGATTGGCAGAGCTATCAATTAAGAGCCAAGCTACAAATTTCACTTAAATTAGGTCTACAAagttctacaaaataaaatgtacaaaacatagAAATAAATAGCCTATTGTTAATGCACatagctgacacacacacacaccagctgttCAGCTTCTCCACTGTGACTCGTTTCTGGATAAAGCGCTGAGCATGAGAGTCAACGAGCGGCAGAACTGGCTCCTTTGTGCACTGCTCCTGGACTGTCATCTGGTGGGAGGATAAACAACATGCATAAGATTTGGAGAATAAACCTCCATGCATTAATACACTTAGTGCATACCAATAAGTTGTGTTAACATGTTATAGTTGTAATACAGGGCCTCCATGTAGTGACCAACTTTTACAACAAGTCGCTCAATTCAGATTCTTCCTAGCTGCGCCTTTATTCCTCAATGTGCTTCACTCACCTTGTTTTCACTCTGCTCCTCCAAATCCACAGGCACAATCCAGGTCCCTTTGTAAAATTCCCTGACCCTAAGCTCCAGCTTCTGGGTTTCCTTCTGCAGCGCCTCATAGTTTGGAGCAGCAGCTGATGGTTTCTTTTGCACCCCATCATTGgccctttctctgtcctctcctgTGACCTCATCCTCAATATCATCTTCATCTaacccctcctcttcctctctgtttttgtcttctacATCAGCAAAGGGAGAGCCTAGTGAATGGTCAGCCCCATAGAGGAACTTCAGGGTTTCATCAGTGCTCCATTCcttcaaggttttttttaaggACTCAAGAAGATTCAGCCGGATGGAGTCGGGTGTTGGTGCATTACTTTGGTTCCTGAGGAGATCTCGTAACCCTGCTGCCCCCCTTTTGCTCATACCCACCTGGGTAATTTTGAGGTCTGCCTGGTTTGGTAGCATTGTGTTGTGGTTGTTCTGATTAGCAGTGTTGGTCAGAGGTGAATGAGAGAGCTCTAACTGTGGTCTGCTTTCTGTATAGTATTTTAGGTCTTCACATGAAGTAGTGGTGAGTGGAGTTGTGTGCAGTGATTGTGAGAGTGTTGATTCAGCAAGCAGGGAGGTGTTCTGAGTGCCTACCTGGGATAAATTTAACAAATTCAGCTTAGCTGTAGCCTCTTCTAGGCtcagtttctctttctccacTGGTAGAGGCTGGTCAGTATTTATCATGTACAGCTGTTTGGGTTTTTCAGCATCAGTTCTAATATCTGTTTTACATGCATGTGCTGCTTTGCTCTCTTTGTCCTGACTTTCATGATGCTCAGTCCCCTCTTTATCTCCcgctttccttttttgtgttttccttttcatttttagttgttGTCCATTCTTGTCTTCATGTGTGCATTTGGGGAGGTCACCCCAGTGCACCCGGAGTCCTGGTTTCTGAGAAATAACACTGGAGACAAAGTCCTGCTCCTGTTCGTTGTCACTATTGTCACTCTGTGGGTCTTCAGGTAGTGTAGACAGTGGTTTCTCTATGTCCTCCTCTTGGAGTCGCCTCTCTGGCAGCATCACTGCCTCACCAGGGCTCCCACTGAACATACACATATATGGGTCACAATGAACAAGTCGGTTTTTCATCATCAGATCATAATTGCATATGCTGGTAGTGCGTTCATTGATATAGTCAAACCTAATGTAATGTAAACTCTGAAGATAACACTTACCCATCTCCTCTCTGCAGCAATTTGATTTCTGGAGGGCTGTCAGCAAGAATGGAAGTAAACACAGTCTATTAGTATGTAAATATTATTGTACTCAAGGATGAGTTCATATTAGAATTGAAAAAGCACACATACCACTCATGTTGTCTGAGCCAAAGGGGTGTCTTTGATATTTGTAGCTCAAACTCTTTGGAGGCTTTGTAGCAGAAGTTACTgcaaaaacactaaatacaTAAGAAGGTAAATGACAACTTCTATCTCGGggtattttttacattttcaaacatttttaatttctgtacaAGATAATCTTAATACAGAAGTCCTCACCTTACGTTCAGTGATGTCATAAACTTTGTTGGTCTTTGTAGAAATTTTATACTGTTGAGTAAGGATCTATAATATAATCAGAAGTGAGTCATGATGAAATTGAATGAAACCATAAACTATAAAACACCATGACAACTGACTCAAAGAGATGATTACAAATGTTGACACAAATTGTCTTACCTTGCCCAGTTTATTTAGACAGATGGGATAGCCACACAGTTTGGCAATGGATCTTTCCTCTACAGCATCTTTATAATTAGCTGGAGTGATGAACTTAGCCTGTAAATAGAGAAGATAAAGCTGAgtgtaaaagtttgcattccaatactttgaaatggcaaatagagatgaacagttttttaaaatcaacataatattcaatgcacattcatctagtacaaatgtttctttaccataacaaaaatggtcaatgTGTATaaactttgaaatgtttttatgttattacGTTATGGGGGATGATTTCATATAaaagatgtgtttaaaatgttgcacATTATGTCCTTAAAATAAGTTTCTTCGCCTAGTTTTTTTAAGCAGGACAAATGTGGTAGTTCATCAGTTCCACTGCATATAGACATTAATTAAATgtacaaagaaattaaatattggtCCTTATAAAAAGGGAAATTATACATAGGCTGATTAGGAAAAAAAGTCAGTCTTAACTAGACCTCCaataatttttacagttttctgatATTTAAATTGTTGATAGATTAACCAAaaattctgtaaataaaaaagtaaaaacaatgaaaacaatcatGAGCTTCAGTGCTAATCAGACCTAAAGGGTGACCTTGGTTATGAAAATACTACATCACTGAGTGTCAAAAAGATTTAAAGAGGGCATAATTGAAGAATTATTTTATctaaattgaaaatgttaagGTATAATTTTATATGTCATAACCTTACAGTCTACAGCATGTGATAGAACACATTTAAtgcaaaattaatttataaaaatctgTGCCAGGTCTAAATTACAAATAAGAGCTAGATCAGAACAAGTCAAATGCAATTGCCTCACCTCTACTAATCACATCACTTATCATTGCCATTTAAAAACTTAGATCAAACCATGTCTTTAAATCAAAGCATTATCCATGTCAGCATGGGAAGAAGATAATTAGCCTGGATGGAAATTAActataaatgaaaatgacagtCATGATTTTAGTGAAATCAAAGCTATCAATATCAACTGAAATTTTATACAGAGTCAAAGATCTTCTACATGAGAAAGCGTTGTATATACTATACTGTTCTGTTATTGTTCCATACATCACTTATTGCGTAAAAGTT
Encoded here:
- the rpap2 gene encoding putative RNA polymerase II subunit B1 CTD phosphatase rpap2 isoform X2, with the translated sequence MTSLNCFCSNFCYKASKEFELQISKTPLWLRQHECPPEIKLLQRGDGGSPGEAVMLPERRLQEEDIEKPLSTLPEDPQSDNSDNEQEQDFVSSVISQKPGLRVHWGDLPKCTHEDKNGQQLKMKRKTQKRKAGDKEGTEHHESQDKESKAAHACKTDIRTDAEKPKQLYMINTDQPLPVEKEKLSLEEATAKLNLLNLSQVGTQNTSLLAESTLSQSLHTTPLTTTSCEDLKYYTESRPQLELSHSPLTNTANQNNHNTMLPNQADLKITQVGMSKRGAAGLRDLLRNQSNAPTPDSIRLNLLESLKKTLKEWSTDETLKFLYGADHSLGSPFADVEDKNREEEEGLDEDDIEDEVTGEDRERANDGVQKKPSAAAPNYEALQKETQKLELRVREFYKGTWIVPVDLEEQSENKMTVQEQCTKEPVLPLVDSHAQRFIQKRVTVEKLNSCLRNIVGPLHLTMSDITTNLNNLVRTFRFTNTNIIHKAPEWTLIAVVLLHLLSEVSSVVKQSLKMPASVDYLNTLMDELGLQEQDLLNLVRLFKTPTY
- the rpap2 gene encoding putative RNA polymerase II subunit B1 CTD phosphatase rpap2 isoform X1, with translation METEERKRSGRSSKTSKKGGRSIKIVTAEAEARRREELKQKLRDKLELEKKALMVVERLLEDSVAEDFLVDCAKFITPANYKDAVEERSIAKLCGYPICLNKLGKILTQQYKISTKTNKVYDITERKCFCSNFCYKASKEFELQISKTPLWLRQHECPPEIKLLQRGDGGSPGEAVMLPERRLQEEDIEKPLSTLPEDPQSDNSDNEQEQDFVSSVISQKPGLRVHWGDLPKCTHEDKNGQQLKMKRKTQKRKAGDKEGTEHHESQDKESKAAHACKTDIRTDAEKPKQLYMINTDQPLPVEKEKLSLEEATAKLNLLNLSQVGTQNTSLLAESTLSQSLHTTPLTTTSCEDLKYYTESRPQLELSHSPLTNTANQNNHNTMLPNQADLKITQVGMSKRGAAGLRDLLRNQSNAPTPDSIRLNLLESLKKTLKEWSTDETLKFLYGADHSLGSPFADVEDKNREEEEGLDEDDIEDEVTGEDRERANDGVQKKPSAAAPNYEALQKETQKLELRVREFYKGTWIVPVDLEEQSENKMTVQEQCTKEPVLPLVDSHAQRFIQKRVTVEKLNSCLRNIVGPLHLTMSDITTNLNNLVRTFRFTNTNIIHKAPEWTLIAVVLLHLLSEVSSVVKQSLKMPASVDYLNTLMDELGLQEQDLLNLVRLFKTPTY